AGATGATTTCTATATCGGCAGGTATGAAGTGACCCAGGGGCAATGGCTGAGAGTTATGGAGGTTAATCCGGCATATTTTGACAGGGGGGATAATTATCCGGTTGAGCAGGTCTCCTGGAATGATGTCCAGAAATTTATTTACAAGTTGAACCTGCAAAATGAAACGTATTCACTGCAGCCTGAAGTCTCAAGTTTATCTGAGGCAGGGCGTTCCAATCGTAAGAGTGGCAAATTTCGTTTGCCAACTGAAGCAGAATGGGAATATGCCTGCCGAAGTGGTGGTAAAAAAGAAGAATATTGCGGTGGTGAAAACGTTGATGCTCTTGCCTGGTATGAATCCAACAGCGGCAGTGCAACCCACCCGGTTGGCACCAGGCAGCCGAACGGCCTGGGGATTTATGACATGAGCGGGAATGTTTGGGAATGGAGTGGTGACTGGTTTGATACGGGCTATTATGCTGCCAGTCCTCGTGATAATCCCAAAGGTTCCAATTTCGGTAAGGACCGCGTGTTTCGTGGCGGGTCGTGGAACTTTAAAGCAAAATATGTGCGCTCTGCTTCTCGCTT
The sequence above is drawn from the Pseudomonadota bacterium genome and encodes:
- a CDS encoding formylglycine-generating enzyme family protein, whose amino-acid sequence is CCRKGCSAITSFMYVRMNCRSVDDMRMKIKIACLIAIFVHTPVFAAQKTPNQSVDPLFQSGTIEGFEMIAVKGGCFQMGSNFGAADEKPAHEVCVDDFYIGRYEVTQGQWLRVMEVNPAYFDRGDNYPVEQVSWNDVQKFIYKLNLQNETYSLQPEVSSLSEAGRSNRKSGKFRLPTEAEWEYACRSGGKKEEYCGGENVDALAWYESNSGSATHPVGTRQPNGLGIYDMSGNVWEWSGDWFDTGYYAASPRDNPKGSNFGKDRVFRGGSWNFKAKYVRSASRFWLAPADRHYFLGFRLVLSTGGN